The following are encoded together in the Tatumella ptyseos genome:
- the hisS gene encoding histidine--tRNA ligase encodes MAKNIQAIRGMNDYLPVDTAVWQRIEQSLKQVLAGYGFSEIRLPIVEQTPLFKRAIGEVTDVVEKEMYTFDDRNGESLTLRPEGTAGCVRAGIEHGLLYNQEQRLWYMGPMFRYERPQKGRYRQFFQLGAEVFGLTGPDIDAELIMMTARWWKVLGIAEHVELELNSIGSLEARAAYREALVAFLEQHKDVLDEDCLRRMYTNPLRVLDSKNPDVQALLNDAPKLHDYLDEESREHFAGVCQFLDDAGINYRINQRLVRGLDYYNRTVFEWVTSSLGAQGTVCAGGRYDGLVEQLGGRATPAVGFAMGLERLVLLVQSVVPDFEPVNKVDVYVISSGQGVQSAAMQLAETLRDQAPSLKIMTNFGGGNFKKQFARADKNGAKVALVLGEDEVNNGQVVIKDLARGEQKLVSSQDVLAELQAALLAE; translated from the coding sequence GTGGCGAAAAATATTCAAGCGATACGTGGAATGAACGACTACCTGCCAGTCGATACTGCAGTCTGGCAGCGCATCGAACAGAGTCTGAAACAAGTTCTGGCAGGCTACGGCTTCAGTGAAATTCGTCTGCCCATTGTAGAACAGACGCCATTGTTCAAACGCGCCATTGGTGAAGTGACCGATGTGGTTGAAAAAGAGATGTATACCTTTGATGATCGTAACGGTGAAAGCTTAACGTTACGTCCTGAAGGAACTGCGGGGTGTGTTCGTGCGGGAATCGAGCATGGTCTGCTCTATAACCAAGAGCAACGTCTTTGGTATATGGGACCGATGTTCCGTTATGAACGTCCGCAAAAAGGTCGTTATCGTCAATTCTTCCAGCTGGGTGCGGAAGTTTTTGGCTTAACAGGTCCAGATATTGATGCAGAGCTGATCATGATGACCGCTCGCTGGTGGAAAGTGTTAGGTATCGCTGAACATGTAGAGCTTGAGCTTAACTCGATCGGTTCATTAGAAGCTCGCGCTGCCTATCGCGAAGCACTGGTGGCCTTTTTAGAACAGCATAAAGACGTATTGGATGAAGACTGCCTACGTCGCATGTATACCAATCCATTACGCGTGCTCGATAGTAAAAACCCAGACGTTCAAGCGCTACTGAATGATGCCCCTAAATTACACGATTATCTTGATGAAGAATCTCGCGAGCATTTCGCGGGCGTCTGCCAATTCTTAGACGACGCAGGCATTAATTATCGTATTAACCAACGCCTTGTACGTGGATTAGATTATTACAATCGCACTGTTTTCGAATGGGTGACGAGTAGCCTTGGTGCACAAGGTACTGTCTGTGCAGGCGGGCGTTACGACGGACTCGTCGAGCAGTTAGGCGGACGTGCGACACCTGCCGTCGGTTTTGCGATGGGTCTGGAGCGTTTGGTACTGCTTGTACAATCTGTCGTCCCAGACTTTGAACCAGTTAACAAAGTCGATGTCTACGTCATATCATCGGGTCAAGGTGTGCAATCTGCAGCAATGCAACTTGCCGAAACGCTCCGTGATCAAGCGCCTAGCTTGAAAATTATGACTAATTTTGGTGGCGGAAACTTCAAGAAGCAATTTGCTCGTGCAGATAAAAATGGTGCGAAAGTCGCATTAGTACTGGGTGAAGATGAAGTCAACAACGGGCAAGTGGTGATTAAAGACTTAGCTCGTGGCGAACAGAAGTTAGTCAGTTCTCAGGATGTACTGGCCGAATTACAGGCGGCGCTTCTCGCCGAGTAA
- a CDS encoding tetratricopeptide repeat protein: MKWKVIVLSIGALAGCQQYPVNEQSVATRLYLGEQYLQAKQFAHATRNYRKVVALQPKNAQGWWGLAQIAAQQGDTATAHLYYQRAFQMAPENTRLRDNYGAFLCTLGQYDKARRVSKRDEKTMGNQKGEPRKNSSDVCLPES; encoded by the coding sequence ATGAAATGGAAAGTTATAGTGCTCAGCATTGGTGCGCTTGCTGGCTGTCAGCAGTACCCGGTAAATGAGCAAAGCGTGGCGACGCGGCTCTATCTTGGGGAGCAATATCTTCAGGCGAAGCAGTTCGCCCATGCTACACGGAATTATCGAAAAGTGGTCGCTCTGCAACCCAAAAATGCACAAGGATGGTGGGGGCTAGCACAGATAGCGGCACAGCAAGGCGATACCGCCACCGCGCATTTGTATTATCAACGAGCTTTTCAGATGGCTCCAGAAAATACCAGGCTACGTGATAATTACGGTGCTTTTCTCTGTACTTTAGGGCAGTATGATAAAGCGCGACGTGTAAGTAAACGTGATGAAAAAACAATGGGTAATCAAAAGGGTGAGCCGAGAAAAAATTCTTCGGATGTTTGTTTACCGGAGTCATGA
- a CDS encoding bifunctional tRNA (adenosine(37)-C2)-methyltransferase TrmG/ribosomal RNA large subunit methyltransferase RlmN, translated as MSDSITTPEIFAPAITPVKSTKVNLLDLNRTEMRKFVASLGEKPFRADQIMKWIYHYCCDDFEQMTDINKKFRQKLSDMAEIRAPEVAEEMRSSDGTIKWAIRVGDQLVETVYIPEKDRATLCVSSQVGCALECKFCSTAQQGFNRNLKVSEIIGQVWRAAKIIGAAKVTGQRPITNVVMMGMGEPLLNLTNVVPAMEIMLDDFGFGLSKRRVTLSTSGVVPALDKLGDMIDVALAISLHASNDKVRDEIVPINKKYNIEAFLAAVKRYIGKSNANQGRVTIEYVMLDHVNDSTDDAHELAALLKDTPSKINLIPWNPFPGAPYGRSSNSRIDRFSKVLMDYGFTTIVRKTRGDDIDAACGQLAGDVIDRTKRTLRKKMAGEQISVKAV; from the coding sequence ATGTCAGACTCTATCACCACCCCAGAAATTTTCGCACCAGCTATTACGCCTGTTAAATCCACCAAGGTTAACTTACTCGACCTGAATCGCACAGAAATGCGTAAGTTTGTCGCCTCCTTAGGCGAAAAGCCTTTCCGCGCAGACCAGATTATGAAGTGGATTTACCACTACTGCTGTGACGATTTTGAGCAAATGACGGATATCAATAAAAAATTTCGTCAAAAGCTCAGTGACATGGCGGAGATCCGCGCACCAGAAGTCGCGGAAGAAATGCGATCTTCAGACGGTACGATCAAGTGGGCGATTCGAGTCGGTGACCAATTAGTCGAGACTGTTTATATTCCAGAGAAAGACCGTGCGACCTTGTGTGTATCCTCACAAGTCGGCTGCGCGTTGGAGTGTAAATTCTGCTCGACCGCACAACAGGGATTTAACCGTAATTTAAAAGTTTCAGAGATTATTGGGCAAGTATGGCGCGCAGCGAAAATTATCGGTGCCGCAAAGGTGACCGGACAGCGTCCTATCACTAACGTCGTGATGATGGGAATGGGAGAACCATTACTTAACCTCACTAACGTTGTGCCGGCGATGGAGATCATGCTTGATGATTTCGGATTCGGGTTATCCAAACGTCGCGTTACCCTATCAACATCAGGTGTCGTTCCTGCGCTGGATAAATTGGGTGATATGATTGATGTCGCGCTTGCTATTTCTCTGCATGCCTCAAACGATAAAGTGCGCGATGAAATTGTGCCAATCAATAAGAAATACAATATTGAAGCCTTTTTAGCGGCCGTAAAACGGTATATCGGTAAGTCAAATGCAAACCAAGGTCGAGTGACTATCGAATATGTCATGCTTGATCACGTCAACGACAGTACCGATGACGCACACGAATTAGCGGCATTACTCAAAGATACACCAAGTAAAATTAACTTGATTCCATGGAATCCCTTCCCAGGTGCTCCTTATGGAAGAAGTTCTAATAGCCGCATCGACCGTTTCTCTAAGGTATTGATGGATTATGGCTTTACCACCATCGTCCGTAAGACGCGTGGGGATGACATCGACGCGGCCTGTGGTCAGTTGGCGGGTGATGTTATCGATCGAACTAAACGTACTTTACGTAAGAAGATGGCAGGCGAACAAATTTCTGTGAAAGCCGTCTAG
- the rodZ gene encoding cytoskeleton protein RodZ translates to MNTEANQDIIKASAGERLRQAREAKGLTQQNVADRLCLKLSTVRDIEDDKAPAELAATFLRGYIRSYARLVQVPEADVLPEATQHATIRPAKITPMQNYSLNSRRSRKKRDGLLTTFTWLIIFVVVGLTVAWWWQNHKAAQSELTNSVSTQDNEGTGTSQSIPLSTDPSSQQATQSESQPAATDAQPEPTAQPESAPTATTAPSSDNSAMAPAANSTTAVQTPAATTPAPAVSTSLPAQPATTTSADAQQNPASPDALTLQFTGDCWLEISDANGKKLFSGLQHNGGTLNLTGKLPYHLKIGAPASVSVQFRGQPVDLSRFVHRNQVARLNVGA, encoded by the coding sequence ATGAATACTGAAGCCAACCAAGACATTATTAAAGCCTCTGCGGGTGAGCGTTTACGTCAAGCCCGTGAAGCGAAAGGTCTGACGCAACAAAATGTTGCTGATAGACTTTGCCTAAAGCTCTCTACCGTGCGTGATATTGAAGATGATAAAGCGCCGGCTGAACTTGCTGCGACTTTCTTACGTGGATATATCCGCTCTTATGCTCGCTTGGTACAGGTCCCTGAAGCCGATGTACTGCCTGAAGCAACGCAACATGCGACTATTCGCCCAGCGAAAATTACGCCTATGCAGAATTATTCGCTTAACAGCCGTCGTAGTAGGAAGAAACGCGATGGTCTACTGACGACTTTCACGTGGTTAATTATTTTCGTCGTGGTGGGACTGACCGTTGCGTGGTGGTGGCAAAATCATAAAGCCGCGCAAAGCGAACTCACTAACAGTGTGTCGACGCAAGATAATGAAGGAACCGGTACTAGTCAGTCTATTCCATTATCTACTGATCCATCATCTCAGCAAGCGACTCAGAGCGAATCTCAACCTGCAGCCACTGACGCGCAGCCAGAACCTACCGCACAACCCGAATCAGCCCCTACCGCTACGACCGCACCTTCTAGCGATAATAGCGCAATGGCGCCAGCGGCAAACTCGACAACTGCAGTACAAACGCCAGCAGCGACGACACCCGCGCCAGCAGTGTCTACATCGCTTCCTGCTCAACCTGCAACCACTACGTCGGCGGACGCGCAGCAGAACCCAGCGAGTCCGGATGCCTTGACCTTACAATTTACCGGTGACTGCTGGTTAGAAATTAGTGATGCAAACGGTAAAAAACTTTTCAGTGGCTTACAACATAACGGTGGCACGTTAAATCTCACCGGTAAGCTTCCTTATCATCTTAAAATCGGCGCTCCTGCTTCGGTCTCGGTCCAGTTCCGTGGTCAACCCGTTGATTTAAGCCGTTTTGTTCATCGTAATCAGGTAGCACGTCTGAATGTGGGCGCGTAA
- the ndk gene encoding nucleoside-diphosphate kinase produces the protein MTIERTFSIIKPNAVAKNVIGAIYNRFESAGFKIVGAKMLQLTKEQAEGFYAEHKGRPFFDGLVEFMTSGPVVVSVLEGENAIQRHRDLMGATNPDNALAGTLRADYADSFTENATHGSDSAESAAREIAYFFSAEEVCARTR, from the coding sequence ATGACAATCGAACGTACTTTTTCTATCATTAAGCCAAACGCCGTTGCTAAAAATGTAATTGGTGCAATCTACAACCGTTTTGAAAGCGCTGGCTTCAAAATCGTGGGCGCTAAAATGCTGCAACTGACTAAAGAGCAAGCAGAAGGCTTCTACGCTGAGCACAAAGGCCGTCCATTCTTTGATGGTCTGGTTGAGTTCATGACTTCTGGTCCAGTTGTTGTTTCTGTATTAGAAGGCGAAAACGCTATCCAACGTCACCGTGACCTGATGGGCGCAACTAACCCAGACAATGCCTTAGCCGGTACTCTGCGTGCAGATTACGCTGACAGCTTCACCGAAAACGCAACTCACGGTTCTGACTCTGCTGAGTCTGCAGCACGTGAAATTGCTTACTTCTTCTCTGCTGAAGAAGTGTGTGCACGTACTCGTTAA
- the ispG gene encoding flavodoxin-dependent (E)-4-hydroxy-3-methylbut-2-enyl-diphosphate synthase yields the protein MHNEAPINRRKSTRIYVGKVPIGDGAPIAVQSMTNTRTTDVEATVNQIRALERVGADIIRVSVPTMDAAEAFKLIKQQVNVPLVADIHFDYRIALKVAEYGVDCLRINPGNIGNNERIRQVVDCARDHNIPIRIGVNAGSLEKDLQEKYGEPTPQALVESALRHVEHLDRLNFDQFKVSVKASDVFLAVESYRLLAQQIKQPLHLGITEAGGARAGAVKSAIGLGLLLSEGIGDTLRVSLAADPIEEIKVGFDILKSLRIRSRGINFIACPTCSRQEFDVIGTVNALEQRLEDIITPMDVSIIGCVVNGPGEATVSTLGVTGGNKKSGFYEDGVRQRDRLDNNDMIDQLEARIRAKASMLDENARISIQNLDN from the coding sequence ATGCATAACGAGGCTCCCATTAACCGTCGTAAATCGACCCGTATTTACGTTGGTAAGGTGCCAATCGGCGATGGGGCTCCCATCGCTGTACAATCAATGACCAATACTCGTACCACCGATGTTGAGGCAACGGTCAACCAGATCAGAGCGTTAGAACGCGTAGGCGCGGACATTATACGGGTTTCTGTTCCCACTATGGACGCGGCCGAAGCTTTCAAACTTATTAAGCAACAAGTGAATGTGCCATTGGTGGCAGATATTCATTTTGATTATCGTATTGCCTTAAAAGTGGCTGAGTATGGTGTAGATTGCTTACGGATTAATCCAGGAAATATCGGGAATAACGAACGTATTCGTCAAGTGGTGGACTGCGCACGCGATCACAATATCCCGATCCGTATCGGGGTTAATGCTGGATCACTGGAAAAAGATCTGCAGGAAAAATACGGTGAACCTACGCCACAGGCATTGGTTGAATCTGCACTGCGTCATGTCGAACACTTGGATCGTCTCAACTTCGATCAATTTAAAGTCAGTGTCAAAGCGTCTGATGTCTTCTTAGCGGTCGAATCTTACCGTTTGCTCGCACAGCAGATCAAACAACCTTTACATTTAGGTATTACCGAAGCGGGTGGGGCGCGTGCTGGGGCGGTGAAATCGGCAATCGGCTTAGGACTGCTTCTTTCCGAAGGTATTGGCGATACATTACGCGTCTCTCTGGCGGCTGACCCGATCGAAGAGATTAAAGTAGGCTTCGATATCCTAAAATCACTACGTATTCGTTCACGTGGGATTAACTTTATTGCTTGCCCAACCTGCTCACGTCAAGAGTTTGATGTGATAGGGACGGTTAATGCCCTAGAACAGCGTTTGGAAGATATCATTACGCCAATGGATGTCTCGATTATCGGCTGCGTGGTGAATGGTCCTGGTGAAGCGACCGTCTCGACCCTCGGCGTTACGGGTGGTAATAAAAAAAGTGGCTTCTATGAAGATGGTGTCCGTCAACGTGATCGCTTAGATAACAATGATATGATTGACCAACTTGAAGCGCGTATTCGTGCAAAGGCCTCAATGCTTGACGAAAATGCGCGGATTTCGATCCAGAACCTCGATAATTAA